CTAAGGTTAAGTAAACTAACCCACGGGTAATCTTAAGCCCTTGTTTCTGGAAGTACCAGTACAGTGCTAACACGGCAACCAGTGGTAAGGCCCCTGGCAGGATCGTGTTCAGAATCTGTTGAATATCGAAGGTCTTGTGCGAGATCGTAAACTTCAGGTAACTTTGAATCTTAATGTATTGCCCGGCTAAGATCCCCATCATGTAGAGCCCTAAGACCCCTAAACCATCGATGATACCGGCCATTCGACCACCCGTCATAATTTCCTTAGCGGCGGAACGTCCCAGTGAATACCCCATCTTGGTAAAGTAGAACCCGTAAGTAAAGGTCGCAATCGCGAAACACAGGAATGGGAGCAAGGCCCCTAAGAAGTTCCCTTGTTGGGCGAACGGTAAGAAGATGGCGATAAAGATGTATTGCACGGTCCCGGAGTCAATTGAGTCCCCAATCCCGGCTAACGGGCCCATCAGCCCAACCTTGGTGTTGTTGATCATGTCTTCAGAAATTGGTTCTTCACCGTTAGCTAAGGCCTTGGCCCGCGCTTCTTCCAAAGAAATCGTAACCCCGGTCAGCGTCCCACCACCCCAAGTTGCTTGGGTGTTGAAGAACAGTAAGTGCCGTTGGAACGCTTTGGCTAATTCATCTTTGTCCTTGTACAACTTCTGTAAGGTTGGAATCAACCCGAAACAGAAGGCTGGTGCTAACATTCTATCGAACGTGTGGGGAATTTCGTTAGTCCACCACCAACCGAACCAAGACTTCATTAAATCTTTGTTAGTAATCTTATCCGGTTGCGGGATGCGTTTTGGTTCATCCGTTTCCGGCGTTGCAACATTTTCATCGTTTGCTGCTACAGCATTTTCTTCACTCATTGAATTTACCTCCTCTACTGCTTATCGGATGCCTTGGACGTAAACATGACGTACAGAATGGCGAAGATGGCCCCAAAGATGGCGTAAATCGTCATGTTGATCTGTAACTTGGCAAAAGCCACACTCATGAAGTAGGCCAGGAAGAAGAACGGTAACAGTTGCTTTTTCCCGATAACCTGCATAATTACGGCAATCCCTAACGCTGCTAAACCGCCACCAACACTGTTAAGGACGTGAATTAACGTCCCGTGTTCGATGTTAGCCACAACGCCGGAAATTACGGGTGCCCCGAAGTAAAGAGCAATAAACATCAGTGGAATAAATAAGACAAAAGAAATCATTGTTGGAATCGCAACAATGGAAAACTTCAAGCCCCGTGCATTTCCTTCAGCAGCGTACTTATCCATTGGCTTCAACGCGAACGTGTTGAGGAAGAATCTAAATTGATACAGGTAGCTTCCTAATAACCCAACGGGAACGGCAATCGCAATGGCCCCTTGTGGACTCATGTGCCCGAGCAATGCGACCGGAACGGCAATGGCCGTTGCAATACATGGCTCAGCGGGTAACGCACCACCTGGTGCCACGAATCCCATGTAAACCAGTTGGATGGCAGCGGTTACAATCATGGCTTGTTTAATATCACCCATGATGAACCCAACCATCATCCCCGTCATCAGCGGACTAAACCGCATCGTTAACGTTGAAAACCCTAAAATCCGAGATTCAACCAGCGCAACCCATAAGGCAA
Above is a window of Levilactobacillus zymae DNA encoding:
- a CDS encoding PTS system mannose/fructose/sorbose family transporter subunit IID yields the protein MSEENAVAANDENVATPETDEPKRIPQPDKITNKDLMKSWFGWWWTNEIPHTFDRMLAPAFCFGLIPTLQKLYKDKDELAKAFQRHLLFFNTQATWGGGTLTGVTISLEEARAKALANGEEPISEDMINNTKVGLMGPLAGIGDSIDSGTVQYIFIAIFLPFAQQGNFLGALLPFLCFAIATFTYGFYFTKMGYSLGRSAAKEIMTGGRMAGIIDGLGVLGLYMMGILAGQYIKIQSYLKFTISHKTFDIQQILNTILPGALPLVAVLALYWYFQKQGLKITRGLVYLTLALVILSSFYIL
- a CDS encoding PTS sugar transporter subunit IIC, translated to MHVTLTIWQALLIALWVALVESRILGFSTLTMRFSPLMTGMMVGFIMGDIKQAMIVTAAIQLVYMGFVAPGGALPAEPCIATAIAVPVALLGHMSPQGAIAIAVPVGLLGSYLYQFRFFLNTFALKPMDKYAAEGNARGLKFSIVAIPTMISFVLFIPLMFIALYFGAPVISGVVANIEHGTLIHVLNSVGGGLAALGIAVIMQVIGKKQLLPFFFLAYFMSVAFAKLQINMTIYAIFGAIFAILYVMFTSKASDKQ